The genomic DNA tgttttctttgcaatATGTATCCACCCAAGTGGTCTTTCCAGCTGCAGGGAGGCCAACCATCATGATGATCTGGGGGGAAAAGGTAAAATTATGAAATACCTTTTAAAGAACAATTGCTTTTTCAATCATGAAAGACTAATGAAGTCCGTGATTGTGAGAGAAGGATATATCTCCTTAGCAACCTTTAATTTTTTTGAGGTCCTTTGTTGCATGCTGTCTACACACAGTATAACAAGACTATTCTTGTAACCTATTAACCCCTTGGggacgggtgaagaaaaaaaaaaaaaaaaaaagaaaaaaaaactacactggcaatcaatggcaatgcgccgactttgagcgcgggagttcagtacatcaagccgaatcaccgccttgtAGCGCTTTGGCCCGCCGCCGCAGCGTACAGCCGCACACTACATTGAGCAGtttatgacgtctagagacatGACCCTTCCTGAAGGGGTTAAGCTTGCAATTTCAATTTATATAAACAGGACATGTCTGAAAATTATCTTGCAAATTAAAACAATCATTATCAGTAAactagataaaagaaaacaagccaATTATAGGTTAGTCTTTAAacttcataattttctttccaTTCCAGCAAAATATGCCTTTGCACAGGGCATTCGCAATTTACCAAAATCACAATTACTTGGCAGTGGTCTCTTCCCATAATTTTGGCTGCTATGTAGGGGGATATTTCCAAACAACTATACTTACATCCTCACATAACACATTCTAACTGGTGTCATGTGCACTTTTCACCTCTTCTTGTGTTCTTCTAATCTATCATAtttaataatcatcttcatagtCCTCTACACCTGTCTAACTCCCAATACTTTAACATTCTATTTTTGCAATCCTTCAATTCTGTACATCCTGACTTACAACATTCGCAGGACTCGAGGGAGAGGAGACTGCAAGTATAAAACATGAAGTGGTCTTAACTGACCATGTAATGAAGCCTCAGGCTTGCACAATGCAcatgatgaaaaagaaacaaattaaagCTTACTTTTCCTATCACAATCACAACTGCTATACATACTTCTTTATGGGTTAACacgaagtaaagaaaacaaaaggtgaAATTAATTAGACCTacctctgcttcctctctcttctcaggtCCTTGGGTGCCTAGAACACGATCTTCAAGTGGAACCTTTCCAACAAAAGTATAGCCTGTAAGTGGCTCACACCATGGATCTTCTGTTCCAAAATTGACCTGAGGAGAAATTTATCACTTGTAGTTTTCACATTAACAATTCACACATCAGTCATTACTTTAGGAGGCATATTGAAATCTTTAAAATCTTAAGATACTaactaaacaaatacataccTTGAAAGTCATATTCTTTGTTACAATATGAGGAAACATGGCCTTGTCTCCAAGTTCTGCATGCTGGATTTCATAAGCCATGCCTTGGTGCTCTCCATTGACTGTGAAGGACATCACCATCGGCTCAGACTCCATGTCCAAAAAGCAGCCAAGAACATCGCCTTTGCCAAAGGTTTTTCCATAATCCTGTTTGTGAAGAAATTGAaattttataattacatatagcACTTAATACGTgttcatataaataacaaaatacgaatataaatacaaatacaaatgaactATAAGTGCAATTATAATCAAAGTTCAAAATATAAaactatcaaatatataaatgtaaatcctACATaaaggtgaagggagaaagatgcTCACCTTAAACCTAAGGTTGGTTGAGGCTTTGCCAGTGCCACCATAGCCATAGCTGAGAGGATCTTCTCCAAGGGTAAGCCCGGCTTCATCAACAGACCATCCAACACGTACAACATGAGGGTGCTGTTCATCCTCCAACTGGGGGACAGGCAGATTGTCTTCACACTTGACCTCAAAGAACACTCGGCTCCGTGTGAAGCCGTAGGTTGCTCTTACACCATGCCAGACATAGCCAAAGCCTTGCATTGTGAGAGGTTTTGCAGAGAGGAAGTTTTCCTTTTCAATGATGAGAGACAAATCGGAATTATCTGtaaccaaaaagaaaatgaacctttagtttttttttttttttttttttttttttgggggggggggggctgctgctCTAATTTCAGAGCTCGCTTCAAAATCTATACCACAGAAATTATAAATAGGAACAAGTGCCCTtcaaataatcaaaatatatgttacaCTGTGGGCAGTGTCACTGTCACTGTACTTGTAAAACAGGCTTATTATGATGTGTTATTAGCCTTACTGGCACACTTCATCAGGGGGGTATCAGGGGCTCACTAATCTAATACAATAACTTCCCACTATGAAATAAAAGAACTAAAACTTGCACTAGTGATACCTAAAAATTTAAGTTTTTATGCAACTGGGAAAAGAGCTAAGACAGTTTTGTAGTTCGACCAGCAGTTTATATAAACCTAATTTTTAATAACTTATGAAAATCAATTTGATAGGATAATACTTAAATGTAAAGTTAGAAATACAAAATTACAGCTGTAATGAACTTACACCAATCAAGAGCCACAACAGTCTTATCAAGGTCCGGCTCATCTTCAATTCTAACTTCTTCCACCTCTGGCCGAGACTTTTTGTGATCAGGTGATCGAGAACGTGAATGagatctcttttctcctcttcttccatcttcatcctcttcatctgcatctgcatctgcatctgcATCCATTGTCTCTGCCTTTGGTTCAACCATCTCGTCTTTGACCTCCATCTCAAATCCATTGTCCTGTTCCATCTTTACATCtgaaaatattaaattatatgtaGCTCAATGTTTGTGGGTTTAGTTTTTCATCATAAAACCTTTTTTACAAATCAACTTGAACCTAAAATGCTAACAAGAAATTAGTGccttacccattttttttttttttttttttttttttaactgaaaatACAGATTCCCTAAACTCATATGTATTGTAAGCAAGATATGGACATCAAAATCATATAATGGAAAGGTTAAAACAGTCAAAatcctttaacccaatggcgccgggtatagcaaattaaaaaaaactctacgctctggcgaacggcggcagcgcgccgactctgagcgcgtgatatcggtccctcaagccgaatcattgcctcggggcgttttggcgcggcgccactgcggacagccgcacgccgcacatagtgcgtattgttatgacggcgatagccgtgacccgtcgccattgggttaaactgTCATAAGGCTATAGAATCCACATCACCTTCTCTTACTTAAACCAAGACTGGCATTAAAAGCAGTTTATAAACATTTTTGCTTACCATAATCTTCCACAGGTGCTGCTTCATAGCCAAGTTTTGCAGAGTCTTCAGGCTCTTCCTTAACGGCAACTGCAGACTCAGGCTGACTCTGTGGAGTGGGTTTCTGAGGTGAGACAGCCTTTTGTGGAGAGGCAACTTTCTGAGGGGATGCTGCTGGTGCCTGTGAGGCAGGCTCAGGCTGGGTCTTCTGTGGAGACTGCACTGGTTCTGGCTGGGCCTTCTGGGGTGAGGATGCTGGTTTCTGGGGTGAGGATACTGGTTTCTGGGGTGAAGGGGCTGGTTTCTGGGGTGAAGGAGCTGGTTTCTGGGGTGAGGCTACTGGTTTCTGGGGTGAAGGTGCTGGTTTCTGGGGTGAAGGTGCTGGTTTCTGGGGTGAGGCTGCTGGTTTCTGGGGTGAAGGTGCTGGTTTCTGGGGTGAAGGTGCTGGTTTCTGGGGTGAGGATACTGGTTTCTGGGGTGAGGATACTGGTTTCTGGGGTGATGGAGTGGGCAAGGGTTGTGCTTTTTGGGGAGAAGGTGCTGGTTTTTGTGATGGGGAGGGTTCTGGCTGGGCCTTCACTGGGGACTGTACTGGTTTCTGGGGTGAAGGAGTGGGTCCTGGCTGCACTTTCTGTGGAGAGGGAACAGGTTTCTGGGGAGGAGTGGGCACTGGCTGCACTTTCTGTGGGGAAGGTGCTGGTTTCtggggagaaggagtgggctCTGGCTGCACTTTCTGTGGGGAAGGTGCTGGTTTCtggggagaaggagtgggctCTGGCTGCACTTTCTGTGGGGAAGGTGCTGGTTTCTGGGGAGGAGTGGGCTCTGGCTGTGTCTTCTGTGGGGAAGGTGCAGGTACAGGTGCAGGTGCAGCCACAGGTTtttggggtgaaggggtgggttCTGGCTGTGCCTTCTGTGGGGAGGGGGTAGCTTCCTTAGGTGGCAGAACCTCTTCTGGCTCTGGAACCTCAGGTATTGCAGGTTCAGGAGTCTTCTTTCTTGGTGTAGGCACTGCATCTGGGCCTCTCTTCTTTGGTGTAGCAGCTGCCTCTGGCGACTTCTTTCGTGGAGTTCCTCTTACACTCCTGGGTCTAGTCTCGGGCTGAGGCTCGGGCTCGGGTTCGGGTTCGGgttcagcctcaccctcaccttcgGGCTCTGTTTCAGGTTCAGGAGCCCCCTCTGGGTCCTCTGCTTTCTGTGCCTCAGTAGCAACACGCTCCACTGGGTCGCCATCTAGAAATCAGGAGGGAAAATTTTATCTGAGCCTTTATAAATCTCCAAATATGGAAGTTCATAATGTATTAGTACGTAAAGTAGCTTGTGCAacatacaaaacatttttttaatacaataCAAAGTTACCTAACACAAACTGCAGCCTAATTTTTTTACTCTCAAAACCTAAATCttaaatactaatgacaatatgaGTAATAAATATCTTATTAACTGAAAAAGTATGACTAATTTTTGTACTCCAGGATGAGAACCACAAAATGACAAGTTTAAATCTTATTTTAAATTCTTACTAGAGCCAAGTTATCTTTAGAAATGTACCTTTTATAAACTAACAGTGGATGAAAAATCTAAGCACCTAAATTATCTAGTACAATGACAACAGGTTTTCATTCATTGCCAGTTAGAAATGCCATAATCAGGCACTCCTCTATTTATagttacaatatataaaataatataggcATAATCTTGGAGTGCACTTTACTTTTCCTACATTCATGCAGAAGATACAGATGTACACTTATTAAATATGGCGTAAATTGATCTCCTATACTTTAACCaaacatacatttgtttatttcactAGGCAGCCTATAACAGGACTAGACATAGCTATTCATTATCAAAAATCTTAAATTGCCAAAACAGCATAGATTAATGTTCATGTTCTGTTAGAGTCATCGACCCATCACATGTTTTGCTCAAAATATAACTAATCttaaccccttaatgacgggtgaaaaataaaaaaattactacgctctggagatcaaagACAAAGCGCCAAATTTGAGCGCGGGAgctcggtacatcaagccaaatcaccagctcgtagcgctttggcgtgcCTCCGTGGCGTACATTCACACACCACAGATCAAGCGGTTTGTTTTAACGCTTCACGGCATGAcccatcaggaaggggttaatATCCATCCGGGTTTATCAAAGAATCATGGCTCTTAAGAATTTTATAAACTAATGTATTACAAATCATGAAGAAAGCTGAATACAATTGTAAAACAACTGCATATTGTTGAAGAAAAACTATCATGGGACTAAAGAATATAATTActgataatcattaccattaatatttactCATTGTTGATCAAAAGATTAGTGACAATTATTGATAATCAAATTATTAGAATGAAAGATTGATTTACatatacagttatcatcattaatcaattgagtatataaaatatataaaacttaggATAACCAACGTTCTCAACAAACAGGCAATTACATAACATCAAAGTTACCAAGTATTGcattgatactaataacagtaccAACAAACTTCTCATAAGGAGTACTGAAATTTCATACATCCTAGTTAGTCAAGTCAATGCTGACCAAATATAGTAATGACACTAGTGGCAGTGAATGGCACAACTAATATAACTTTCAAATCTGTCTGGAATCTTGCACTCTCGATAATCCAAAACGAACATTCAACCTAGGTAGAATTTCCTTTATCCACTTGGACATTTATTTCAAATAGGGAACCAACCCTAGCTGAACCAGTACAATCTAACTAGAATATAAAATGTGGTTTGTTGGCTTTTGCCAAAGCACCAACAGGTGCTGAAGCCGTAGCTACTGCTAGTGGTCAGACAGCTACCACCTGTCATAAAACTATGATCACACCTCTATTCTAGAAGAGATATAGCATTATAATTCATGCCCCTCCCCTCCATTGAGATCAATATTGGCTTTATGGTTGGTTATCATTCAGAATAACTAATTTAATATAATGAACCTATCTGTACTCAATACATTTTTAAGTCATCCATACAATCTTAAAGTTTTCAATAAATACTTGGATAAAATATTCTCAAAAGCCAAATGTAATTGGATATAGTTCCATTTTTGAAAGTACTGAACATCCTACCCATAAAAATTTAAATCCAAGAGCATAGTTTTAGTAGAAGTCAATCTGGTTTTCACCCTAGAGTATGGAATGATTTTTACCTTGGTGACAACTGACATTTCATCTATGGCATATCCTGCACAAATCACAAGGATAAATACTACTCTAAATAAAACTCATTAATGCAATCTGTCTAGTAGTTTGTGTATTAATACATTCTTGAAAACAattacttcatcattatcaacacctacTTTTCCaaatatatgcattttcatatgCATTCCAAACTATTATACTTGTCATGGGTTTCAATAATTAAATCTGTAATACTTCACAACCTAGATTTTTTTCTATATCGTTAAATTTTTGCTCAATTCCTCTCAGAATTACCTTGATATACTTCATGCTTTTCCTTACTATCTGGATTACAATATTCAGGTTGTCAGCCGAGTTTGAAACAGAAATCAGATCCTTCTCAATTACAGGACACTAAATCTGATAAATACTGTCTAAGAAGACACAAAAACCAAATACAATTTCATTATTTACCAGAACTAAAACATTTAGTATTGGATGAGAAATTAGCTTTAATTCTGCTCTCCTAAAGGTAACAATCTACATAATTGAAAGATTAGCTATTCCTGACGTTTCACTCTACCTTTCAGTCAACTGGTAAATAAAGATGCCTCTATCTTACAAACAACCACCTGTCACATTACAATTCACTCTTGCCTTATCAAAATGACTGCTTCCACTCACTCAAGCTTTGTGCTAAGGCCTTAAGCATTTGCAGCGACTCAAAGTAATATTTTTGTCCCCGTTATAATGTCATCTACTTGGAAGAGCTCTTGAAAACCTCACTGGCTACTTATTGTCGAATTAGGAACAGGTCCAGGCTCTGCCCCGACAGCAAATATTCGACAGACATGTGTTAACCTTTGCCGAATCACCGTGGGCCCGGAAGGCTTGGCGAATGCTCGGCTCCCCCACTACACGGCATGTAGTCTAGCTTTAGTTTCCCGCAGCTCTGGGGTAAACTGTACACCTAAGAGACAAAAcaccgaaaacaacaacagccccATAAAAtgtctaacaaaaataataacacgcATTATAATATAATCCCATCACTACAAAATCCCAAATACCTTGCCTCCAAATGCATACagaaatgaataaggaaattaaCAGACAAGAACCTTTCCAATACAGTGTCACTCCTACCAATGCCATTCGTCATTCACCCTTCCTGACGCGCTACGAGGCAAACACTCACTCTgaacccaaaaaaaaacacacaaaaacaccaaaaacactGAGAATGAAGCAACCAAATGCCATTAAAtcccgtttccccccccccccacccccacccccctgcaaAACGCGCCAAACACCATCCTTCAAAAGCTTCCGAGCCAAACACCGCCTCGCAGCCTCGGAAATTGCACCACGGAGCGAAAGCCGCTGCGGTCGGCTATTTCGCGGCCGAGGAATGCCAAGGGAAGGCTAAAAGGACGGGGATTCGTCGGCGGAGGACGTGTCAacgcgagcgagagaggaaagcgaggctCGGGTTCCCGCCATTGccagaccagagagagaaaaaaaagaaaaagaaaaaaacaagtgcgaaattctcctccatttccccgcTCGCTGTCAAAAGCCAAACCTGCTTTTCCGCTTAAATCCTCCAGGAAGGGCAGGCTCCGAGGGCGCCGTGGCCGTAGCGACGGAGTCCGGCCGCGTGACGGAGCTGAGAACGagcgggaaaagggagagaaaatgggagaaaaagggagggaaacgtCTCCCTCGCACCCACCTTCGGCCTCGAGCGCCTCCCTCAGCCTCTCGATCAGCACCGGCTTATTTCCCTTCGTGGAGAGGCCTCTCGCCTGCAATTCGGCGCGCAGTTCCGTCACCTTCAGCTTACTCGGGTCGAGGATGTCACTCATGGCGTCTCGCGGGTGCCGGCGGGTGTCCCTGCGCTTTAAAATTCGAGCTGGAAGTGAGCTTTTTCCGCCGCGGCTTTCTACGCAACCGCCATGGACGAGCGGAATATGGCGTCCGTCGGGCAAGGCGGCGTGGGGTTTGAATGCCGCGCGCCCATTGGCTGGCTTGCCCGGCTCGGAGGCGCTTGGCGGGAGGATCTCGGTTCTCATTGGTCGGAGCGGATTGGGGGGTCGGGAGGTGGGTTTTGATTGGCGGAGGGGACGCAAACGCGGTTGCGATTGGTGGATTGAGACCAAGCTGGGACGTTTtcgtggaatattttttttctctcatttaggGGGAGTTGCGTTCGGGTGATTGAGGGAAAAAGTCGCTTTCGAGATGACAGATGAGATGATTTATATTTCCTAAAGACTTCTGAAACTAGTGCGGATGAGCTATATACATCTACGGAGCTGATCGATGATTTGCCAATCAGAGGAATAATGAAATGTCACTTTTCATCAATACCAAGAGGAGCTACTTCTTTATTGACTCCCTCCGTCAACCTCGCCGGAATTGGAAGGCTTAAAAAAAACTGTAAGAACATCTTGATATCAAACACCAACATAAATGACCACAACGCCGCAAATAAAAACCCTAAAATACGCAAATCCCAGGAACATAGCAATTCCCGCTAAAATACTGAGCGTATAAGTACCCGGACACCTTAAGAGATGCGATGGACAACACATTAAAAACATACCACGAAATTAATAAATAGCGTAAAATACCACACTATTTCATATAATACCCTCAAAAATACGCAAATCTCAAGAATAGAGCAAAATCGTGCTAACACCAAGCGGAAAAGCGCCCAAATACATTTCGAAATCCATAAACCATCGGACCAAAAATACCATTACATCTTAACCCCGAGATAAAATGTCAAAAAAGAACAACACAGCTAATAACCATGAATAATTCCATACCCACAAGAGTAGCAAATACCGCTAACATCGAGCGGAAAAGCGCCCCGGTACCTTTTGACATCCGCTAACCAGAAGGAAAACATTACGTGgccgaaagagagacagcgaaaccgattatgtgaatttatgtgttttttatgtgataTTTGTCATTTATCTTGGTAAGAGTTGGATGTACGGGTGTCTGTCTGATGTTAAATGTGGCGTACTGTTCAATAATTGTTCAGGAAGAAGGAACATATGGATGGAAGTGTGAACTGAGTGTTTGTTGTGAATTACCTGTTTGCTTTTGTAGACTCGGGGATTTTAAGTCACTTTTGCATCTGTCCGGTTATGGGGGCATTTGTAATACTTGTTGATTATTTAGGTGTTTAATTGTTCATGTTTTCGGTGGGTTTTCTGATGAAATGTGAAAAATTTGCTTTTTTATAGAGGAATGTACTTTTTTTTCACCTGTTAATGATCTTACGTGTATTAACTTGTgtgttttctctatttatttcttcttccatccatttttctcttgttttatgcAAATGATGAATGTAAATGAATACCAGTAGTTGCTTTATTTCACAGTTTGTCTTAAATCTGTAAAGGGTTTTATTTAATCATGAACTTTTAAAGTCAGTATTCTGTCAATGGTgagaaatataaattaatgttCGTGGAATAAAGGCCGAGGGAGACTTTAAGATTTGATTTGTAAGACAGACAGATTTTCGAGATTAATTTcaagaataggagaaggatgaTTAAGTATTTATCTTATTAGTAATGGAAACTTATAAGCTTTATTACATGACTATAAATTTGACTTTGGTAATGATTAGAAACTTGGACCTTTGGGGTTACACTCGTTTTCAATCACATTTCGAAAGTATTGCAGTTATACGGGTTAAAAGATATGGTATTCAGAAATAGTATTTCAAAGACATACTTTATGTCAAGACTGAATGAGTCTTAATTGTAGAAAAAGGTAATTTATACTAATTCTGAAATCAATTAGGAAAAATACCTCAGTaacaatgtttgtttgtttttcaagccacataataagattaagattattatcacatgtaagaatttttttttgttgatccTGGTTCAGTGGAAGGATGAATAGAGTTTGGTTCATGTTTTTGTGTTTCCTGTTGGTATTTGGTATCTTAGGAGAGCGTAAAATATATAGAGGATTTTTGCATATTAATTTGTGCTTGAGAAAGATTTAAAGATCTAAGAAacatattttctttgattttctgagaaattatatttgatttttttctgtttcacttttttttttccttcttttctttttttttaccaacatTAGCAAACAATACATGAAATTGTCATGAATATTGTGAGTATATGTAGACCTATCTAAAAATGAACAGAATTCATtataatagagaaatagagaaatcatATCTTATGTACAGTTGCCTGTACTTATACGGATACACCTTTTTTTAGCAGCAGCTGTGATTGTTTACATTCTCGTACTACAGTTTAAATGGATTGGAACAAAcctcattataaacattagttcACTATGTATGAAATTTTGGCCTTGTTCATGAAggcttttaatatttttatatagctGTAACAGTGAGATAGCTagatataacaacaatagttataattagCATAGTATTTATATCCAAGTCGTAGGTCATACGTAGGTTAGCTGGGGAGGA from Penaeus chinensis breed Huanghai No. 1 chromosome 30, ASM1920278v2, whole genome shotgun sequence includes the following:
- the LOC125041320 gene encoding heterogeneous nuclear ribonucleoprotein U-like protein 1 isoform X1 yields the protein MRTEILPPSASEPGKPANGRAAFKPHAALPDGRHIPLVHGGCVESRGGKSSLPARILKRRDTRRHPRDAMSDILDPSKLKVTELRAELQARGLSTKGNKPVLIERLREALEAEDGDPVERVATEAQKAEDPEGAPEPETEPEGEGEAEPEPEPEPEPQPETRPRSVRGTPRKKSPEAAATPKKRGPDAVPTPRKKTPEPAIPEVPEPEEVLPPKEATPSPQKAQPEPTPSPQKPVAAPAPVPAPSPQKTQPEPTPPQKPAPSPQKVQPEPTPSPQKPAPSPQKVQPEPTPSPQKPAPSPQKVQPVPTPPQKPVPSPQKVQPGPTPSPQKPVQSPVKAQPEPSPSQKPAPSPQKAQPLPTPSPQKPVSSPQKPVSSPQKPAPSPQKPAPSPQKPAASPQKPAPSPQKPAPSPQKPVASPQKPAPSPQKPAPSPQKPVSSPQKPASSPQKAQPEPVQSPQKTQPEPASQAPAASPQKVASPQKAVSPQKPTPQSQPESAVAVKEEPEDSAKLGYEAAPVEDYDVKMEQDNGFEMEVKDEMVEPKAETMDADADADADEEDEDGRRGEKRSHSRSRSPDHKKSRPEVEEVRIEDEPDLDKTVVALDWYNSDLSLIIEKENFLSAKPLTMQGFGYVWHGVRATYGFTRSRVFFEVKCEDNLPVPQLEDEQHPHVVRVGWSVDEAGLTLGEDPLSYGYGGTGKASTNLRFKDYGKTFGKGDVLGCFLDMESEPMVMSFTVNGEHQGMAYEIQHAELGDKAMFPHIVTKNMTFKVNFGTEDPWCEPLTGYTFVGKVPLEDRVLGTQGPEKREEAEIIMMVGLPAAGKTTWVDTYCKENKEKKYNVLGTNSLIDKMKVNGLPRRRNYSGRWEVLIERCTRCLNKLLELAYKRRRNFIIDQTNVYPSAQRRKMKGFAGFKRRAVVICPTDEDLKKRTEKREREEGKDVPDKAVLEMKANFKLPEEGDLFDSVEYVEMQREEALKLVEQYNKEGEDAGYGQKKGFRGGFGDRRGGFMDRRGGYGNRGGSFRGAWDRDRRGGYNDRRSDRGGWNRDRMDNRDYNRGGYSRDARGGFNRDNRGGFNRDARGGFNRERGGRSMNYQSNWSRNSSNDIKSTSTSSTTNPWANQQGNQGNQGFGNYGGYGNNQGWGNQNWGSQNYPQSYGNNWSQQYYQQQQQQQQQQQQQPYWGQGYGYGNQQGYGGNQSYGPSNSASTPGNWGQQNSNWTSTNPNQQAWGTGYGYQNQSYNQRR